A DNA window from Cutaneotrichosporon cavernicola HIS019 DNA, chromosome: 2 contains the following coding sequences:
- the AHA1 gene encoding uncharacterized protein (Chaperone activator) — protein sequence MAAPTPLTEYQQSYHWRNKNCGPWAQEWVRRILPAIKIEGDGNTASVTSVTSVEGDCDLGQRKGKLLTIYDLQVSSKWTGSDGTNEFSGELKIPEFSHETIDGLSDYVFDISIDQSSKEADVFRAWLKNKLPGALEPKLNGFREDLLKAHGIFETPVGSGTSTPAAFKQGYSPAPPGEAHAKAIAAQKTKDEAGEKRGLKTVTVQLNAQLHASAADLWSLLTDAQRVPMWSRAQADITPEVGKKYTLFNGNVSGAIIAVDAPNKLVQSWQTKSPGWPSDHHGIMTITLDQGSDSTKVTFSLDGVPADKEGDISRALDAFYIRGLKQMGLGTIL from the exons ATGGCGGCGCCGACCCCTCTGACCGAGTACCAGCAGTCGTACCACTGGCGT AACAAGAACTGCGGCCCGTGGGCACAGGAATGGGTCCGCCGCATCCTCCCCGCCATCAAGATtgagggcgacggcaaCACGGCCTCAGTCACGAGTGTAACCTCGGTTGAGGGAGACTGCGACCTCGGTCAGcgcaagggcaagctccTGACTATCTACGACCTCCAAGTCTCTTCCAAGTGGACTGGCTCGGACGGGACCAACGAGTTCTCCGGCGAACTCAAGATCCCCGAGTTTAGCCACGAGACAATCGACGGCCTGTCCGACTACGTCTTTGACATTTCCATCGACCAGTCGAGTAAGGAGGCAGACGTTTTCAGGGCGTGGTTGAAGAACAAGTTGCCTGGCGCTCTGGAACCCAAGCTCAACGGATTCCGCGAGGACTTACTTAAGGCGCACGGGATTTTTGAGACCCCCGTTGGCTCTGGAACGTCCACCCCAGCCGCGTTCAAGCAGGGATACTCGCCCGCCCCACCGGGCGAGGCCCATGCAAAGGCCATTGCGGCGCAGAagaccaaggacgaggcAGGTGAGAAGAGGGGCCTCAAGACCGTCACTGTCCAACTGAACGCGCAATTGCACGCCTCGGCTGCCGATCTTTGGAGCCTGCTCACCGACGCCCAGCGCGTTCCCATGTGGAGCCGCGCGCAAGCCGATATCACTCCAGAGGTCGGGAAGAAATACACCCTCTTCAACGGCAACGTCTCTGGCGCTATCATCGCTGTCGATGCGCCCAACAAGTTGGTTCAGAGCTGGCAGACAAAGTCGCCCGGCTGGCCTTCTG ACCACCACGGTATCATGACCATCACGCTCGACCAGGGGTCGGATTCTACAAAGG TCACGTTCTcgctcgacggcgtgcccgccgacaaggagggcgatatctcgcgcgccctcgacgcaTTCTATATCCGGGG ATTGAAACAGATGGG gctCGGCACAATCCTCTAG